The proteins below are encoded in one region of Paenibacillus sp. YYML68:
- a CDS encoding RNA ligase family protein, translating to MPMLPIVPFEPISATAAPQGDQWIAQVKWDGVRMLAYFDGVEVRLVNRRLNDRTAQYPELHNAAAYCRASSFILDGELIALDDKRPAFHEIMKRDRLKKAAYIEKAVKQVPVTFMVFDMLYSEGEWLTARTLAERQSIMNEALIPQPYVQPVVNFTDKEGLLDLMKQHQMEGVVYKDLTSTYAIGGKDKRWQKHKIFHDLYAVVGGVTYRDKLVNALLLGVYDDAGRLHYIGHAGTGKVTMQQWRDVTKEVAKLVTPERPFADEPERAREATWLKPTLVVKVQFMEWTPGGTMRHPSIQSFVDIAPEQCRTGQ from the coding sequence ATGCCGATGCTGCCGATCGTTCCATTCGAGCCTATAAGTGCTACAGCTGCACCGCAAGGCGACCAATGGATCGCCCAAGTGAAATGGGACGGAGTTCGGATGCTCGCGTACTTCGATGGAGTAGAGGTCCGGCTCGTGAACCGACGGCTCAACGATCGAACAGCTCAATATCCGGAGCTGCATAACGCCGCGGCGTATTGCCGGGCGAGCTCCTTCATTCTCGACGGTGAACTGATTGCGCTCGATGACAAGCGGCCTGCGTTCCATGAGATTATGAAGCGGGACAGACTGAAGAAGGCTGCGTACATTGAGAAGGCCGTCAAGCAGGTGCCGGTCACCTTCATGGTGTTCGACATGCTGTATAGTGAGGGTGAATGGCTGACAGCGCGCACGCTTGCGGAGCGCCAATCGATCATGAACGAGGCGCTCATCCCTCAGCCGTATGTGCAGCCTGTCGTTAACTTTACAGATAAAGAAGGCCTCTTGGACCTGATGAAGCAGCATCAGATGGAAGGGGTTGTGTATAAGGATCTGACCAGCACCTATGCGATCGGCGGGAAGGACAAAAGGTGGCAGAAACACAAAATTTTCCATGACCTGTATGCAGTGGTAGGAGGGGTGACGTATCGCGATAAGCTCGTGAACGCGCTGCTGCTCGGCGTCTACGATGACGCAGGGAGGCTGCACTATATCGGACATGCAGGCACCGGCAAGGTGACGATGCAGCAATGGAGGGACGTAACCAAGGAGGTGGCTAAGCTCGTCACACCAGAGCGTCCGTTCGCAGATGAGCCGGAGCGGGCGCGAGAGGCAACGTGGCTGAAGCCGACGCTCGTCGTCAAGGTACAGTTCATGGAATGGACACCGGGAGGGACGATGCGACATCCGAGCATTCAGTCCTTCGTCGACATAGCGCCGGAGCAGTGCCGTACGGGGCAATGA
- a CDS encoding Ku protein → MHTVWKGAISFGLVHVPVKMFTATEDKDISMRMIHKVCIMPLNFVRKCQHCDREVEWDEIARGYEYEPGAFVLFEKDELEKLTGEITKEIKILDFVDLTEIDPVYFHKTYYLAPNETGAGAYNLLLQAMKDTGKIGIAKVSIRSKSSLAAIRIIDRCIAMETIYYPDEIRSVDQVPNLPESSSVNEKELEMAKLLINELSTPFEPEKYKDDYRAAMLEAIEQKVAGRQVTVSPEPHRANVIDLMSALQASLEAVKPVVTDKSPARPGTGGRGKTNKTADGAIAVKTAPAKAKSKTKDKAKETVSS, encoded by the coding sequence ATGCATACAGTCTGGAAGGGTGCTATCAGCTTCGGTCTCGTTCACGTTCCGGTCAAAATGTTCACAGCCACCGAGGACAAGGATATCTCCATGCGTATGATTCATAAGGTGTGCATTATGCCACTGAACTTCGTGCGCAAATGCCAGCATTGCGACCGGGAGGTCGAATGGGATGAGATCGCCAGAGGCTACGAATACGAGCCCGGCGCGTTCGTGCTGTTCGAGAAGGATGAGCTGGAGAAGCTCACTGGTGAGATCACGAAAGAAATTAAAATATTAGACTTCGTCGATCTGACGGAGATTGATCCCGTCTATTTCCATAAAACGTACTACCTCGCTCCGAACGAAACAGGTGCAGGCGCCTACAATCTGCTGCTGCAGGCGATGAAGGATACAGGCAAAATTGGCATCGCCAAAGTGTCGATTCGCTCGAAGAGCAGTCTTGCCGCTATACGCATCATCGATCGCTGCATTGCGATGGAGACGATCTATTACCCCGACGAGATCCGCTCGGTCGATCAGGTGCCGAACTTGCCCGAGTCGAGCAGCGTGAACGAGAAGGAGCTGGAGATGGCCAAGCTGCTCATCAACGAGCTGTCTACGCCGTTCGAGCCGGAGAAATATAAGGACGATTACCGCGCAGCGATGCTCGAAGCGATCGAGCAGAAGGTCGCCGGACGTCAGGTTACGGTATCCCCTGAGCCGCATCGGGCGAACGTCATCGACCTCATGTCCGCGCTACAGGCGAGTCTGGAGGCGGTCAAGCCTGTCGTCACGGACAAGTCGCCGGCACGGCCGGGCACCGGAGGCCGCGGGAAAACGAACAAGACGGCCGACGGGGCGATTGCGGTGAAGACGGCACCGGCGAAGGCGAAGAGCAAGACGAAGGATAAGGCGAAGGAGACGGTATCGTCATAG
- a CDS encoding H-type small acid-soluble spore protein encodes MKVQRAQQILNATHKIEVDHNGVAVWIDSVNEEQSTAKVHAEDCPADMKTVSVEELQEVQ; translated from the coding sequence ATGAAGGTGCAGCGCGCGCAGCAAATATTGAATGCCACTCACAAGATCGAGGTCGATCATAACGGCGTAGCTGTCTGGATCGACAGCGTCAACGAGGAGCAATCGACCGCCAAGGTGCATGCCGAGGATTGTCCGGCGGACATGAAGACGGTATCTGTCGAAGAGCTGCAGGAAGTCCAATAG